The genomic stretch TACATGGAATATAGAAGATAAATTTAAAATAACAGATGTAGATTTTTCTGAGAAACATCTTCATGGTCATTTTACACTTTGTTATATTTGTCTTTGTATTATTAGATATTTTCAATACTTGTTAGGTTCAAATGGAAAAGCTTTTGTACCCATGATTTATGCAAATAAAGCAATTTCAAATCCTATGATTTTTATGGAAAAAAAAGGAAATGAATTATTTTTAAATCCTATTCATCTAACTAACTCCTATTTAAAACTTTCTAAAATTTTAGGTTTAGGGGAATTTTCACAGGAAATGTCTATTGAAAGATTTCAAAAAAATAGTGGTTTAAAGATAAATAATATTTTACTTTAATATTATTTTATGTTAGTATATTATAAATTTTTTAAGGAGGAATTATTTTATGAAGAAGATTTTTAGATATGTTTTATTGAGTTTTGTATTATTAATATTAGTAGCATGTGGAAAAAAAGCCTCAGAAAAGGCATTTGATGAAAAATTTAAAGAAGTAAAAGAACAAGTTACTAAAAATGAGCAAATAAATTTAGAAAGTAGAGAATTATTGGGAAAAATATTTGATAAGGCTACATATAAAGTAAATAAAGTTGAGGAAAATGGAGATAATTCTCAATTAGATGTAACAATAAAGGCAGTTAACTTAAAAAAATATATAGATGAGGTATCTGCATATTTACAAGCTACTACAAATCCTGAAACAACAGAAGAAGAAATCAATAAAATAGCTATTGAATATTTTACTGAATTATTAAAAAATGAGAAAGATTTAGAAATAAATGAAACAAATATTCAAATTCAAATGCAAAAAGTAGATGGTAAATGGGAAATTAAAAACCCTGAAGATTTATATATAGGACTTTATGGTGGAAATGGTGAAGTGAAAGATTTACCTGATAGAAATTAATAAATAATAAAAACTATTACAAATTATTATTTTTAAAATGTAATAGTTTTTTTATTATCAAATAAGTCATTGAAAAATAATTAGTATTTTTATTAGTTTTAGAAAAAATTAAATATTACTTTAAAATTTCTTAAATTTATGTGAATATATGATAAATTTTTTTAAGGAGGAATTATTTTATGAAGAAGATTTTTAGATATGTTGTATTAGTATGTATGTTTTTAATGTTAGTAGCTTGTGGAAAAGCAGAATCACAAAAAGCATTTGAAAAAGGTTTTAAAGAAACTATGAATGATATAGATAAAAAGATGAATGAAGGCAATAATGAAGCAGCAAAAATGATGGGAAAGATTTTACAAAAAGCTACATATGTAGTTAATAAAGTTGAAGAAAATGGTAATGAAGCTCAACTTGATGTTACTATAAAAGCAGTAAATTTAACTAAGTATCTATCTGAATTTATGTTATCTCTAAAACCTTTAATAGAAACTAATATGGGTGAAGAAGCTTTCACTAAAGCAACAGCAGATTATTTTTCAGATTTATCAAAAAAAGATTTGGATTATACTGAAGTAAATGTAAAAATATATATGGAAAAAATTAATGGGGAATGGAAAGTAAAAAATACAGATGATATTTTAGTTGGAATATTTGGTGGTTTAGAGGAATTTGTAGGTATACCACATAATTAATCAATAATAATCACTTTAAAATTTCTGAAATATATGTTAATATATATACATTGTTAAATTTTAAGGAGGAGAATAAATGAAAAAAATTTTTCGTTATCTAATTTTATGTTTTGCAGTATTGATGTTAGTAGCTTGTGGTAAAAAAGATTCAGAAAAAGCTTTTGATGAAAAAGTTAAAGAAGTTAAAGAGCAAGTTACTAAAAGTGGTGAAGAAGGTTTAGAAAGTACAAAATTAGTGGCAAAAATCTTTAATAAAGCAACATATAAAGTTAATAAAGTTGAAGAAAATGGAGATAGTGCTCAATTAGATGTAAGTATAAAAGCAGTAAATTTAGGAAGATATTTGGATGAATTATCTGCCCATTTAGAAAATACTGTAAGTGCTGAATCAACAGATGAAGAAATTAATAAAATAGCTGTTGAATATTTAACTGAACTATTAAAGAATGAAAAAGATTTAGAATATTCAGAGTCAGATATTCAAATTCAAATGACAAAAATAGAAGGAAAATGGGAAATAGAAAACCCAGGTGACCTTTATATAGGACTTTATGGTGGACAAGGGCAAGTAACAGATTTACCTGCTCAAAATTAATTAAGTAATAAAATAAAGCTATTACAGGATAATTAAATGTAATAGCTTTTTTATTTTACCAATCTAAATCATAAGAAGCTCCAATTGAAATACCATTTGATCTATTGGCTCTTGTAGAATTTGTAGTGGTAGATATTTTTGTGTTAAGTCTTAATCTTTCTGTTGGAGCATAGCCAATCCCCACAGCAACAGCTTGATTTTTAGCAGAATGTCCTACACCAGCTCCAACTCTAAATTTATTAGCAGGGGTTTTACTCAAATCAACTGCTCCCATAGCAGAACCTAGAGCTGTTATTCTATTTGTTCTGTCAGTTATTTCTTCAAACCTATCTTCTCTATTGTCTTCT from Fusobacterium hwasookii encodes the following:
- a CDS encoding LptM family lipoprotein, with amino-acid sequence MKKIFRYVLLSFVLLILVACGKKASEKAFDEKFKEVKEQVTKNEQINLESRELLGKIFDKATYKVNKVEENGDNSQLDVTIKAVNLKKYIDEVSAYLQATTNPETTEEEINKIAIEYFTELLKNEKDLEINETNIQIQMQKVDGKWEIKNPEDLYIGLYGGNGEVKDLPDRN
- a CDS encoding LptM family lipoprotein, translating into MKKIFRYLILCFAVLMLVACGKKDSEKAFDEKVKEVKEQVTKSGEEGLESTKLVAKIFNKATYKVNKVEENGDSAQLDVSIKAVNLGRYLDELSAHLENTVSAESTDEEINKIAVEYLTELLKNEKDLEYSESDIQIQMTKIEGKWEIENPGDLYIGLYGGQGQVTDLPAQN
- a CDS encoding YadA C-terminal domain-containing protein is translated as MKNKLFNIILYIFLLNSINIFSSDTDVKEIEPIESIHSDNNNSISVNNNQDNAEDMTKKDTNSIDLKSKNTISTNKDLRNNKKEEDNREDRFEEITDRTNRITALGSAMGAVDLSKTPANKFRVGAGVGHSAKNQAVAVGIGYAPTERLRLNTKISTTTNSTRANRSNGISIGASYDLDW